In Helianthus annuus cultivar XRQ/B chromosome 9, HanXRQr2.0-SUNRISE, whole genome shotgun sequence, the following are encoded in one genomic region:
- the LOC110877223 gene encoding disease resistance protein RPV1 produces MASTSSVQKRFKYDVFLSFRGEDTRKTFVDHLYVALVNKGIITYKDDETIDKGERIKEQLIRSIQDSRFYIIVFSKNYASSSWCLDELVEIIKCQKTAEHTAYPIFYDVEPTEVRKQSGLVGEAFEQLTRKRKRTLEDATLEKENDVGRWKNALKEAADLAGMELKNTFNGHEAKFIQQIVQDISLKLHLINLSIDMKLVGMETRVRDVISSLELDLDDVRMIGIKGIGGGGKTTLARAVFDHISIWFEGKSFVEDVREVSKGSLSGLKDLQKQILSSVLNDQTIVVAGVSDGKSMMKRMMPNRKVLVVLDDVDDIDQLEALAGETTWFKPGSRIIITTRDEQVLVAQRVNVIHDVTLLSDEEAICLFSRHAFGREIPDQGYEELLRKVVHYAAGLPLTIKVLGSHLCGRTEHEWVDTIERLKTIPLEKTLKRLELSYNGLENDEKEIFLDVVCILKGEGKNDSIRILESCGFNAHIGLKVLEQKSLITISDNDGLRFHDHIEEMGWNIVRGLYPLEPSKHSRLWIKEEIEDILVYEMGSTEATRSIILKYTTLQPTTIMRGLRKMRELRFHSVHKGDIVWAVDEVSQYLPDALQCLYWPKYPFRSLPQPFQANKLVNLEMVGSNISELWEGGEKKVLNKIRFIDLRYSKLETFDLSMTPNLEKLDLEGCCDFYKLHIPVECPKLKFLDLTSSKVSNLNLGMIPHLEVLHIDGCKELVELHLPVECLSLEFLYLSGSKVSKLNLGMTPHLEELNLEGCNYFEELHMPVECPKLKFINLSGSKVSNLNLRMTPHLEVLYIDGCKELVELHLPVECSSLEFLYLSGSKVSKLNLGMTPHLQELNLE; encoded by the exons ATGGCTTCTACTTCATCAGTTCAAAAGAGGTTCAAGTACGATGTGTTTTTGAGTTTCCGGGGTGAAGACACCCGCAAAACCTTCGTTGATCATCTCTATGTTGCTCTTGTGAATAAAGGCATTATTACTTACAAAGATGATGAAACAATCGACAAAGGTGAAAGGATCAAGGAGCAGCTAATCAGATCCATACAAGACTCGAGATTTTACATAATTGTGTTCTCCAAGAACTATGCATCTTCATCCTGGTGCTTAGACGAGCTCGTGGAGATTATCAAGTGCCAGAAGACAGCCGAGCATACTGCTTACCCCATCTTCTATGATGTGGAACCCACCGAAGTCCGAAAACAAAGTGGGCTAGTTGGGGAAGCCTTTGAACAGTTGACAAGGAAGAGGAAGAGGACGTTGGAAGATGCAACTCTG GAAAAGGAAAATGATGTTGGAAGATGGAAAAATGCTCTAAAAGAAGCAGCCGACCTCGCTGGGATGGAGTTGAAGAACActttcaacgg GCATGAAGCAAAATTTATCCAACAAATCGTTCAAGACATATCACTAAAGCTACATCTAATTAACTTGAGCATCGATATGAAGTTAGTAGGCATGGAGACTAGGGTAAGGGACGTAATTTCATCTTTGGAACTTGATTTAGATGATGTTCGGATGATAGGGATCAAGGGGATTGGAGGTGGCGGGAAGACGACATTGGCGAGAGCTGTTTTTGATCATATATCCATCTGGTTTGAAGGTAAGAGCTTTGTTGAAGATGTGAGAGAAGTTTCAAAAGGCTCTTTGTCTGGGTTGAAGGATTTGCAAAAGCAGATCCTTTCATCTGTATTAAATGATCAAACCATTGTTGTAGCTGGTGTGTCTGATGGAAAAAGTatgatgaaaaggatgatgcCTAATAGAAAGGTTCTTGTAGTTCTAGATGATGTGGATGATATAGACCAGCTTGAAGCATTAGCAGGTGAGACTACATGGTTTAAGCCGGGAAGTAGAATCATCATCACCACAAGAGATGAGCAAGTGTTAGTAGCACAACGAGTGAATGTTATTCATGATGTCACTCTGTTATCGGATGAGGAAGCAATTTGCCTCTTTAGTAGGCATGCATTTGGGAGGGAGATTCCAGATCAAGGGTATGAAGAGCTATTAAGAAAAGTTGTACATTATGCTGCCGGTCTTCCCTTAAcaatcaaagttttgggttcacATCTTTGTGGTAGAACTGAGCATGAATGGGTAGACACCATAGAAAGACTAAAAACCATTCCTTTGGAGAAAACTTTGAAAAGATTGGAACTAAGCTATAATGGCCTAGAGAATGATGAGAAAGAaatattcttagatgttgtatgcATACTGAAAGGTGAAGGGAAAAATGACTCAATAAGAATACTTGAAAGTTGTGGGTTTAATGCTCATATTGGTTTAAAAGTTCTTGAGCAGAAATCTTTGATAACTATTTCTGATAATGACGGTTTGCGTTTCCATGACCATATAGAAGAAATGGGCTGGAATATTGTCCGTGGTTTGTACCCTCTTGAGCCTAGCAAGCATAGTCGATTATGGATTAAAGAGGAAATTGAAGATATATTGGTTTATGAAATG GGTAGTACTGAAGCAACAAGAAGTATTATACTTAAATACACGACTCTCCAACCAACAACTATTATGAGAGGTCTTAGGAAAATGAGGGAACTTAGATTTCATTCCGTGCATAAAGGAGATATAGTATGGGCTGTTGATGAAGTTAGCCAATATTTACCAGATGCTTTACAATGTCTATATTGGCCCAAATACCCTTTTCGGTCTTTACCTCAACCGTTTCAAGCAAATAAGCTCGTTAACCTTGAAATGGTCGGGAGCAATATATCTGAACTTTGGGAAGGAGGAGAAAAAAAG GTTCTAAATAAGATAAGATTCATTGACCTCAGATATTCAAAGTTAGAAACCTTTGACCTTAGTATGACTCCAAATCTCGAAAAGTTAGATCTGGAAGGATGTTGTGACTTTTACAAACTACACATCCCCGTTGAATGTCCAAAGCTCAAATTCCTCGATCTCACTAGTTCTAAGGTGAGTAATCTTAACCTTGGTATGATTCCACACCTTGAGGTATTACATATCGATGGATGTAAAGAATTAGTAGAACTCCACTTGCCCGTTGAGTGTTTGAGTCTCGAATTCCTCTACCTCAGTGGTTCCAAGGTGAGTAAACTTAACCTTGGGATGACTCCACATCTCGAGGAGTTAAATCTTGAAGGATGTAATTATTTTGAAGAACTCCACATGCCTGTTGAATGTCCAAAGCTCAAATTCATAAATCTTAGTGGTTCTAAGGTGAGTAACCTTAACCTTAGGATGACTCCACACCTTGAGGTATTATATATCGATGGGTGTAAAGAATTAGTAGAACTCCACTTGCCCGTTGAGTGTTCGAGCCTCGAATTCCTCTACCTTAGTGGTTCCAAGGTGAGTAAACTTAACCTTGGGATGACTCCACATCTCCAGGAGTTAAATCTTGAATGA
- the LOC118481659 gene encoding disease resistance protein RUN1-like — protein sequence MCNDFVELHMPVECSKLEFLNLKGSKVSDLNLLAPNLEKLNLEQCNEFVELHSHVECLNIKSLNLSGSKVRNLNLGITPNLESLNLKGCYDFVELHMPVECPELQFLCLGGSKVSNLNLEMTPHLKELDLEGCYYLQEIHAPVGCLKNLVYFNFNGCSRFKNFYVNKSNDVHGPYNVARLYLVAKSLDICPLHPDSNLPKFQFNCTYREPLPSSSGNIEKIISFGLCACTNLESFSTSICGLQHLRELTLIGSIPEVPNDLYQLQSLEKLCLSMKTIKHLPDNICMLKHLKSLDLSDCGSLQDIPDSICKMESLRDLNLQFCIQVEKLPKEFGDMKRLNRALRCKPLLRQRHVQSMKFVEGKPMFDNS from the exons ATGTGTAATGATTTTGTAGAACTCCACATGCCTGTTGAATGTTCAAAGCTCGAATTTCTCAACCTTAAAGGTTCTAAGGTGAGTGACCTTAACCTTTTGGCTCCAAATCTCGAGAAGTTAAATCTTGAACAATGTAATGAATTTGTAGAACTCCACTCGCATGTTGAATGTCTAAACATCAAATCCCTCAATCTTAGTGGTTCTAAGGTGCGTAACCTTAACCTCGGGATTACTCCAAATCTTGAAAGCTTAAATCTCAAAGGATGTTATGACTTTGTAGAACTCCACATGCCCGTTGAATGTCCAGAGCTCCAATTCCTCTGCCTTGGTGGTTCTAAGGTGAGTAACCTCAATCTCGAGATGACTCCACATCTCAAGGAGTTAGATCTTGAAGGATGTTATTACCTTCAAGAAATTCACGCTCCCGTGGGTTGTCTAAAAAATCTTGTCTACTTTAACTTCAACGGTTGCTCAAGGTTTAAAAATTTTTATGTTAACAAATCGAATGACGTACATGGTCCTTATAATGTAGCTAGACTGTACTTAGTTGCGAAGTCCCTAGATATATGCCCACTGCATCCAGACAGTAATTTGCCTAAGTTTCAGTTTAATTGTACATATCGGGAACCTCTACCCTCATCGAGTGGAAATATTGAGAAGATTATATCTTTTGGTCTGTGTGCTTGCACAAACCTTGAGTCGTTTTCAACAAGCATTTGTGGTTTACAACATTTAAGAGAGCTCACTCTTATAGGCAGTATTCCGGAGGTGCCCAATGATCTGTACCAGTTACAAAGTTTAGAGAAGCTATGTTTGTCAATGAAAACGATTAAGCATCTTCCGGATAACATTTGTATGTTGAAACATTTGAAATCACTCGACTTAAGTGATTGTGGATCCTTACAAGATATCCCAGACAGTATCTGTAAGATGGAAAGTTTAAGAGATTTGAATCTCCAATTTTGTATACAAGTTGAAAAATTGCCCAAGGAATTTGGAGATATGAAACGCTTGAATAG gGCACTAAGATGCAAGCCTTTGTTACGGCAAAGACATGTTCAGAGTATGAAATTTGTTGAAGGAAAACCAATGTTTGACAATTCGTAA